One Rhodothermus bifroesti DNA window includes the following coding sequences:
- a CDS encoding RNA-binding domain-containing protein → MTLQELNQLVALGEGPTLEFKRKVPRPERIAKEIIAFANTQGGRLLLGVDDNGTLVGVRDADEEVFALCQALRRCAIPPIAFTLERIQLEHRREVIVVTIEESARKPHFLRNGHQRQAYVRVADRSIEASPEVLALMRAQKRPRRIVFTFGENELRLMRYLETYGRITVTQFAHLANLSRQQASRTLVRLAEANLLRLHPDEPQDYFTLAYNAFER, encoded by the coding sequence ATGACCCTGCAAGAGCTTAACCAGCTTGTGGCTCTGGGCGAAGGACCCACGCTGGAATTCAAGCGCAAGGTTCCTCGTCCAGAACGCATCGCCAAGGAAATTATCGCCTTTGCGAATACCCAAGGGGGACGCTTGCTGTTGGGCGTAGACGACAATGGTACTTTGGTAGGGGTGCGTGATGCCGACGAAGAAGTCTTTGCGCTTTGCCAAGCCTTGCGCCGCTGCGCCATCCCGCCAATTGCGTTTACGCTGGAGCGCATTCAGCTGGAGCACCGTCGAGAAGTGATCGTGGTTACCATCGAGGAAAGCGCACGCAAACCCCACTTTCTGCGTAACGGCCACCAGCGGCAGGCGTACGTGCGTGTAGCAGACCGCAGCATTGAGGCTAGCCCGGAAGTGCTGGCGCTCATGCGGGCACAAAAACGACCACGGCGCATTGTGTTTACCTTTGGCGAAAATGAGTTGCGCCTCATGCGTTACTTGGAAACCTATGGGCGCATCACCGTAACACAGTTTGCCCATCTAGCGAACTTGTCCCGCCAACAGGCTTCCCGTACGCTGGTGCGGCTAGCAGAAGCTAACCTGCTGCGCCTGCATCCAGACGAACCGCAGGATTACTTCACGCTGGCGTACAATGCCTTTGAACGTTAA
- a CDS encoding NAD(P)H-dependent glycerol-3-phosphate dehydrogenase: MNATASQARWPARRKLTIFGAGSWGTALSVLLTANGHQVTLWARRPEVAAHIRRTRHNPTYLTDVKLPEAIYVTSALKEAAPERDVWIVATPAQAVRALAEQLRPWARAELIVVSVAKGLEIATLKTTTQVLAEVLPEVPRERIGVLYGPSHAEEVAAGMPTTVVAAAPSCAVAEEIQALFMAPTFRVYVNPDLIGVEIAGSVKNVMALAAGMSDGVGFGDNAKAALITRGIAEIQRLGVRLGADPATFAGLAGIGDLVVTCMSRHSRNRYVGEQIGRGRTLEEVQREMQMVAEGVPTTAAVYRLARQLGVEMPITEAVYQILFEGKKPAEAVRELMTREAKYEDWLPQAAMLEPPNGLVASKSASCR; the protein is encoded by the coding sequence ATGAACGCAACTGCCAGCCAGGCCCGTTGGCCGGCCAGGCGAAAGCTGACCATTTTTGGCGCCGGCAGCTGGGGAACGGCCCTTTCGGTGTTGCTCACAGCCAATGGGCATCAGGTCACGCTTTGGGCCCGACGACCCGAAGTGGCAGCACATATCCGTCGCACGCGGCATAACCCCACCTACTTGACCGACGTTAAGCTCCCTGAGGCGATCTACGTCACTTCTGCACTTAAAGAGGCCGCACCAGAACGCGATGTGTGGATTGTGGCTACGCCAGCCCAGGCTGTACGCGCGCTGGCCGAGCAGCTTCGCCCCTGGGCGCGTGCTGAGCTGATTGTGGTTTCGGTAGCCAAAGGATTAGAAATCGCCACGCTAAAGACCACAACGCAGGTTCTAGCCGAGGTGCTGCCTGAGGTGCCTCGAGAGCGAATCGGGGTGCTCTACGGCCCCAGTCATGCCGAAGAGGTAGCTGCTGGCATGCCCACCACGGTAGTTGCGGCCGCACCTTCATGCGCTGTCGCTGAAGAGATCCAGGCCTTGTTCATGGCACCTACGTTTCGGGTGTACGTTAATCCCGACCTGATTGGCGTGGAAATCGCTGGATCAGTTAAAAACGTCATGGCGTTGGCAGCTGGCATGAGCGACGGTGTAGGGTTTGGGGATAATGCCAAAGCTGCCTTAATCACGCGCGGTATTGCAGAAATTCAACGTTTGGGTGTGCGCTTGGGTGCAGATCCAGCTACGTTTGCTGGCTTAGCTGGCATCGGAGACCTCGTCGTTACCTGCATGAGCCGGCATAGCCGTAACCGATACGTAGGGGAACAAATCGGGCGCGGCCGCACGCTGGAAGAGGTGCAACGGGAAATGCAAATGGTCGCCGAAGGTGTGCCTACCACTGCTGCAGTTTACCGATTGGCTCGCCAGCTTGGCGTTGAAATGCCCATAACTGAGGCGGTCTACCAGATTCTCTTTGAGGGCAAAAAGCCTGCAGAAGCGGTTCGCGAGCTCATGACACGGGAAGCGAAATACGAGGACTGGTTACCCCAAGCGGCAATGCTCGAACCACCCAATGGCCTTGTGGCCTCCAAATCGGCCTCTTGCCGATAG
- the plsY gene encoding glycerol-3-phosphate 1-O-acyltransferase PlsY → MLSLLVILILSYLVGSIPGSVWVGQLLYGIDVRHYGSGNAGATNVFRVLGWKAGLLATVIDLGKGVLAAGVIATLRLDDLPSGFLHWHIETVVRLMAGIAAVLGHMFPIWAGFRGGKGVNTSAGVLLALTPVTMLITAAVFVVVLVLSRYVSLASITAAIAFPSAVAIRKYVFGIESLDSSLLIFGIVLAVLVIWAHRSNIRRLLSGTENRVRSFRPARGMLGRGELQR, encoded by the coding sequence ATGCTGTCTTTGCTGGTCATTTTGATTTTGAGCTACCTTGTAGGTTCTATTCCTGGAAGTGTTTGGGTAGGCCAATTGCTCTACGGGATTGACGTGCGTCATTATGGAAGCGGCAACGCAGGGGCGACGAACGTATTTCGCGTGCTGGGATGGAAAGCCGGCTTATTGGCTACGGTGATTGATTTGGGTAAGGGGGTACTGGCTGCAGGGGTCATTGCAACGCTGCGATTGGACGATCTACCTTCGGGGTTTTTGCATTGGCATATTGAAACGGTAGTTCGTTTGATGGCCGGTATTGCTGCTGTGTTGGGGCACATGTTTCCGATCTGGGCTGGATTCCGTGGGGGCAAGGGGGTTAACACCTCGGCTGGTGTGCTGCTAGCCTTGACGCCTGTTACGATGTTGATTACAGCGGCCGTGTTTGTGGTGGTTTTGGTGCTTTCGCGCTACGTATCGCTGGCTTCGATCACGGCCGCGATTGCGTTTCCATCGGCGGTGGCAATCCGCAAATATGTATTCGGGATTGAATCGCTAGACAGCAGTCTACTTATTTTTGGCATTGTGTTGGCCGTGCTGGTGATCTGGGCGCATCGGTCGAATATTCGCCGTCTGCTGAGCGGCACAGAAAATCGGGTACGGTCGTTTCGTCCAGCCCGAGGTATGCTGGGGCGTGGGGAACTGCAGCGCTGA
- the purM gene encoding phosphoribosylformylglycinamidine cyclo-ligase, with the protein MTTYRDAGVDIQAGEALVERIKPLVRSTFTSGVLADIGAFGAFFAPDFSCFRQPVLVASVDGVGTKLKVAFLMNRHDTVGQDLVNHCVNDIAVCGAQPLFFLDYLATGRLRPEVAEEIIQGFVEACKANGCALIGGETAEMPDFYAPEEYDLAGMIVGIVEREAILDGRHVTDGDVLIGLPSTGLHTNGYSLARKVLLSHFSVHDRPALLGGASVGEALLAVHRSYLQPIRALIDAACVHAFVHVTGGGIPGNTVRVVPKGLRFEVDYTAWERPPIFRLIQELGQVPEDDMRRTFNLGIGLIAIVPADRKAEAMACLEALGEHPVEIGKIVTA; encoded by the coding sequence ATGACGACCTATCGCGACGCAGGAGTAGATATTCAAGCGGGTGAAGCATTGGTTGAGCGTATTAAGCCACTGGTGCGCTCAACCTTTACCTCGGGGGTACTTGCGGATATTGGCGCCTTTGGCGCTTTCTTTGCTCCCGACTTTTCCTGTTTTCGGCAGCCTGTGCTGGTGGCCTCCGTAGATGGCGTAGGCACCAAGCTTAAGGTAGCCTTTCTCATGAATCGCCATGATACGGTAGGGCAAGACCTGGTCAACCACTGCGTCAACGATATCGCTGTGTGCGGCGCGCAGCCACTGTTTTTTTTGGATTACTTAGCCACGGGACGGTTGCGGCCTGAGGTTGCTGAAGAGATCATCCAAGGTTTTGTAGAGGCCTGCAAGGCGAACGGCTGTGCTCTGATCGGTGGAGAAACTGCTGAAATGCCGGATTTTTATGCACCCGAAGAGTACGACCTCGCAGGGATGATTGTCGGCATTGTAGAACGTGAGGCCATCTTGGATGGGCGCCACGTTACGGATGGAGATGTGCTGATAGGTTTGCCTTCTACTGGACTGCACACCAACGGCTACTCGCTAGCACGAAAGGTCTTGCTTTCGCATTTCTCGGTGCACGACCGGCCAGCGCTCTTAGGAGGTGCCTCTGTAGGCGAGGCACTTTTGGCGGTGCACCGCTCATATTTGCAGCCGATCCGAGCTTTGATCGATGCAGCGTGCGTCCATGCCTTTGTGCATGTAACCGGCGGAGGTATCCCAGGAAACACGGTGCGGGTTGTGCCGAAAGGACTGCGTTTTGAAGTGGACTATACGGCTTGGGAACGACCACCAATTTTTCGGTTGATTCAGGAGCTAGGTCAGGTACCCGAAGATGACATGCGGCGTACGTTTAACCTGGGGATCGGGCTCATTGCTATTGTTCCAGCAGATCGCAAGGCAGAGGCCATGGCATGCTTAGAGGCCTTAGGGGAGCATCCGGTTGAAATCGGTAAAATCGTTACGGCCTAA
- a CDS encoding phytoene/squalene synthase family protein, with the protein MALLQPFYEKPWPPALRSAAQALWCWHLNLRRPRLPESADAQAFLQAEAERLIRGDPVQVVPHEVWEAAYQACVRHQLPLALLGRQLQAAWGWISPVRFPDATALEAFVQDFAGAHGRLLVRLMGVATRFEDTLVDALAAGFFLTDRLARLPRDLAADRLFIPLEDLDRAGVSVELLQRGAGNSAVRRLLWKQVVRAQEALARGRTLVHALPRRYASVLRRAWLEALEVLHTIERRDYDLWRGPIRLSPWQRLHIAYQARFSRVAFRK; encoded by the coding sequence ATGGCACTGCTGCAGCCGTTTTATGAAAAACCTTGGCCACCTGCATTGCGCTCAGCGGCGCAGGCGCTCTGGTGTTGGCATTTGAACCTGCGGCGACCCCGCCTGCCTGAAAGCGCAGATGCGCAAGCGTTTCTGCAGGCAGAAGCCGAGCGCCTAATCCGGGGTGATCCTGTGCAAGTTGTGCCTCATGAGGTTTGGGAAGCTGCTTACCAGGCCTGCGTACGCCATCAATTGCCCTTAGCGTTGCTGGGTCGGCAGCTGCAGGCTGCCTGGGGGTGGATTAGTCCGGTGCGTTTCCCCGATGCAACTGCGCTAGAGGCTTTTGTTCAGGATTTTGCCGGTGCACATGGTCGGCTGCTGGTTCGTCTCATGGGCGTCGCTACGCGCTTTGAAGATACACTTGTGGATGCGTTAGCGGCCGGATTTTTTCTGACCGACCGGCTGGCGCGGCTACCGCGCGATCTGGCTGCTGATCGGCTGTTTATTCCACTGGAAGATCTCGATCGGGCAGGGGTTTCGGTAGAGCTGTTGCAACGCGGCGCTGGCAACTCGGCCGTGCGGCGCCTGCTTTGGAAGCAGGTAGTGCGGGCACAAGAAGCCTTAGCACGGGGCCGCACGCTGGTGCATGCTTTGCCTCGGCGCTATGCATCGGTCTTGCGCCGCGCTTGGCTTGAGGCGCTTGAAGTACTGCATACTATTGAACGCCGAGACTATGATCTGTGGCGCGGCCCTATTCGGCTCTCCCCTTGGCAACGCTTGCATATTGCCTACCAGGCCCGTTTTTCGCGGGTGGCTTTCCGCAAGTGA
- a CDS encoding enoyl-CoA hydratase/isomerase family protein: MTMQELVRVHVQEPVATLVLNRPEKRNALSSALVMALSEALAALAKEPSVRVVVLTGAGKVFSAGADLAELERLQQATVEENLADSEQLAGLLRQLAYYPKPVIAKLNGHAIAGGCGLAIACDFAIAAAGSKLGFTEVRLGFVPAIVGVFVLRRVGETVARDLLLRGRLIEAEEAVRLGLIHQVVPTEALAQTVDALAQELARETSPSALALTRRLLADLPGMGFDAALAYATRVNALARGTSDFRAGIRAFLAKQDPPWRTAAS; encoded by the coding sequence ATGACTATGCAAGAGCTGGTGCGGGTGCACGTGCAAGAACCGGTAGCGACGCTAGTGCTTAACCGGCCTGAAAAACGGAATGCGTTGAGCAGTGCGCTGGTTATGGCGCTTTCGGAGGCGTTAGCAGCGTTGGCCAAGGAGCCTTCGGTGCGGGTGGTGGTGTTGACGGGGGCGGGCAAGGTCTTTTCGGCAGGGGCGGATTTGGCGGAGCTGGAACGGTTGCAGCAAGCAACCGTGGAGGAGAACTTAGCGGATTCGGAGCAGCTGGCGGGTTTATTACGGCAATTGGCTTATTATCCTAAGCCCGTTATTGCAAAACTAAATGGACATGCCATTGCTGGGGGATGTGGGCTGGCCATCGCGTGCGACTTTGCTATCGCCGCGGCAGGTAGCAAACTAGGCTTTACTGAGGTGCGTTTAGGGTTTGTGCCAGCTATTGTTGGGGTGTTTGTATTGCGGCGTGTGGGAGAAACGGTAGCGCGGGATTTATTGTTGCGGGGTCGGCTTATTGAGGCTGAGGAGGCCGTGCGCCTTGGTTTGATTCATCAGGTAGTGCCTACCGAAGCTTTAGCGCAGACAGTCGATGCGCTGGCCCAGGAACTGGCCAGGGAAACGAGTCCCTCAGCGCTTGCGTTGACACGACGTTTACTCGCCGATTTGCCGGGTATGGGTTTTGATGCTGCGTTGGCGTACGCTACGCGTGTCAATGCGTTGGCGCGTGGAACCTCAGATTTTCGCGCGGGCATTCGGGCATTTTTGGCCAAGCAAGATCCTCCGTGGCGTACAGCGGCAAGCTAG
- a CDS encoding DUF6454 family protein, translating to MYRHFLFPLLLLLTAPLPYPAPPLRLETSRIVTSSASPRLSSLLRLTTLDSAKLSRYQLQFNAYHVQGLVVSDTVLFVTAVDRMRRQGWLFQVHRASGRLMQAVELTEGLRIHPGGLSFDGRWLWIPNATYDPHGSTRILALSPQDLSVQHSFTVQHHVSLLAADSQGRLYGSDWNSQYFFVWDFAGRLLVRVPNPTKVAYQDCKLVDAYLLCGGYRDLWKGVLDLIDPENWRLVHRIPVGRTRWGWPLTREGLAVYGDTLYLLPYDGQGEVLAFPISG from the coding sequence ATGTATCGCCACTTCCTCTTTCCTTTGCTGCTTTTGCTAACTGCACCCTTACCTTATCCTGCACCGCCCTTACGGCTGGAAACCAGCAGGATCGTTACAAGCTCAGCAAGTCCTAGACTTTCCTCCCTATTGCGCCTAACGACGCTGGACTCGGCAAAGCTTTCTCGATATCAGCTACAATTTAACGCTTATCATGTCCAAGGCCTGGTAGTCAGCGATACTGTGCTATTTGTGACTGCTGTCGATCGCATGCGTCGCCAGGGCTGGCTTTTCCAAGTGCATCGCGCCAGCGGCCGCCTCATGCAAGCCGTTGAGCTTACCGAAGGGCTACGTATCCATCCTGGGGGACTTTCTTTTGACGGTCGCTGGCTCTGGATTCCCAATGCCACGTACGACCCCCACGGATCTACCCGCATCTTGGCACTCTCTCCACAGGATTTGTCCGTGCAACACAGCTTTACAGTTCAACATCACGTCAGCCTCTTGGCTGCCGACAGCCAGGGTCGGCTCTATGGTAGCGACTGGAATTCCCAATACTTCTTTGTATGGGACTTCGCGGGACGGCTACTGGTCCGCGTACCCAACCCTACAAAGGTGGCCTATCAAGACTGTAAGCTAGTGGATGCTTATCTGCTCTGCGGCGGTTATCGTGACCTCTGGAAAGGCGTACTAGACCTGATTGATCCAGAAAACTGGCGCCTGGTACACCGCATTCCCGTAGGCCGCACGCGCTGGGGCTGGCCACTCACCCGTGAGGGCCTGGCCGTCTACGGAGATACGTTGTATTTGCTTCCCTACGATGGCCAGGGCGAAGTGCTAGCTTTTCCAATTAGCGGCTGA
- the thrC gene encoding threonine synthase, whose amino-acid sequence MASPVYFRSTRGQAPALTFDAALLQGLAPDGGLFVPEQIPQLSPRVWRQATSFPEMAAEVLAQWLQGVFSPETVAAVVAEALSFPVPLVPLSDELYVLELFHGPTLSFKDFGARTMARFAREVLARRSEQLLVLVATSGDTGSAVADGFAGLEGVRVGLLYPYGQVSPVQERQLIVRRPGVEAFAVEGTFDDCQRLVKMAFADPDFRSLRLSSANSINVGRLLPQMLYYIWAVAAGGFEDVVFCVPSGNLGNLTGGVLAALSGLPVRRFIAAHNANDFFPRFLAGEGPAFGPSRRTLSNAMDVGAPSNFERLEALLGAQLAQWIWGTSVSDTETLESIQRVYASTGYVADPHTAVGLEAARRYRETTGDRTPLVVLATAHPAKFPEIVRRALGFEPQMPERLARLWEAETSVVRLEATLEALKTHLLPHVVANRT is encoded by the coding sequence ATGGCTAGTCCGGTTTATTTTAGAAGTACCCGTGGCCAGGCTCCGGCCTTAACGTTCGATGCAGCCCTGCTACAAGGGCTAGCGCCTGACGGAGGCCTCTTTGTTCCAGAGCAGATCCCACAGCTTTCGCCTCGCGTGTGGCGACAGGCAACGTCTTTCCCAGAAATGGCAGCCGAGGTGCTTGCACAGTGGCTCCAAGGGGTGTTTTCACCCGAGACCGTGGCGGCCGTCGTAGCTGAGGCGCTTTCGTTTCCAGTCCCTTTAGTGCCCTTAAGCGATGAGCTCTATGTGCTAGAGCTCTTTCACGGCCCAACGCTTTCATTTAAGGACTTTGGCGCGCGCACCATGGCCCGCTTTGCCCGGGAAGTGCTGGCGCGTCGCTCAGAGCAGCTCTTGGTGCTGGTTGCTACCTCAGGCGACACTGGCAGTGCCGTGGCCGATGGATTTGCTGGGTTAGAGGGGGTACGTGTAGGATTGCTATACCCTTATGGCCAGGTTAGTCCTGTACAGGAACGCCAGCTCATCGTTAGGCGACCTGGCGTCGAGGCCTTTGCAGTCGAAGGCACGTTCGACGACTGCCAGCGACTGGTCAAAATGGCTTTTGCCGATCCAGACTTCCGCTCTCTTCGGCTTTCCTCAGCTAACTCAATCAACGTGGGACGTTTGCTGCCGCAAATGCTTTACTACATCTGGGCGGTAGCTGCAGGCGGCTTTGAGGACGTGGTCTTTTGCGTGCCCAGTGGCAACTTAGGCAACCTAACCGGAGGCGTGCTGGCAGCGCTCAGCGGACTACCTGTACGGCGTTTTATCGCTGCGCATAATGCGAACGACTTTTTCCCCCGCTTTCTGGCTGGTGAAGGACCAGCCTTTGGCCCTTCGCGTCGTACCCTTTCCAATGCAATGGACGTTGGGGCTCCAAGCAATTTCGAACGCCTCGAAGCGCTGCTGGGCGCGCAGCTGGCCCAGTGGATCTGGGGAACAAGCGTTTCAGACACGGAGACCCTGGAAAGCATCCAGCGCGTATACGCGTCCACAGGCTACGTAGCGGATCCACACACTGCGGTAGGACTCGAGGCCGCGCGGCGTTATCGCGAAACCACAGGCGATCGAACGCCTTTGGTCGTGTTGGCTACAGCACACCCGGCCAAATTCCCCGAGATTGTACGCCGCGCGTTGGGTTTTGAACCCCAAATGCCTGAACGTTTAGCCCGGCTTTGGGAGGCGGAAACGTCGGTTGTGCGCCTTGAGGCTACACTGGAAGCGCTAAAGACCCACTTGTTACCCCATGTGGTCGCTAATCGGACGTGA
- a CDS encoding homoserine kinase codes for MAEFPFATALSAVEQTVLSGQVIVWGPGSLSNLGPGFDALGLCIQGLGDRVEAWRTDTPGVHLVAANGLPGSHIPEDPQTNTAAVAAQAVLRQAAAQHGVALRLHKGLPAGSGLGSSAASAVAGAWAANLLLEQPLPREALVEAVLEGEAVAAGSRHGDNVLAALFGGLVLVSASNPLLYRRIPLPAPLSIALILPQVEILTRTARNILPREVPLRDAVHNAAALAFLVDAFRCGDWETVGRWMMADRLVEPVRATLVPCYEAVRHAALEAGAFGCALTGSGPSMFALAANEQQAQRILSAMLEASNQSGIAAQGFVTAVDEEGVRQL; via the coding sequence ATGGCAGAGTTTCCCTTCGCTACCGCGTTATCTGCAGTGGAGCAGACCGTTCTGAGCGGGCAGGTAATCGTTTGGGGACCTGGCTCGCTTTCGAATCTTGGCCCAGGTTTCGATGCGCTTGGCTTATGCATTCAAGGGCTAGGCGATCGCGTTGAGGCTTGGCGAACCGATACACCTGGGGTTCATCTCGTAGCGGCGAATGGATTGCCAGGGTCGCACATTCCAGAAGATCCACAGACCAATACCGCAGCAGTAGCTGCTCAAGCCGTTTTGCGGCAAGCGGCAGCACAGCATGGTGTTGCCTTGCGGCTGCACAAAGGGCTGCCTGCGGGCTCAGGCTTAGGAAGCTCAGCGGCCAGTGCAGTGGCTGGAGCATGGGCGGCAAATTTACTGCTCGAGCAGCCGCTGCCACGCGAAGCGCTCGTGGAGGCCGTGCTGGAAGGAGAAGCTGTGGCCGCTGGCAGTCGTCACGGCGACAACGTGCTGGCAGCACTTTTTGGCGGCTTGGTGCTTGTTTCCGCAAGCAACCCGTTGCTCTATCGCCGCATTCCGCTACCAGCGCCCTTGTCGATCGCCCTAATTTTACCACAGGTCGAAATCCTCACGCGCACGGCCCGCAACATCCTACCTCGCGAGGTCCCGCTACGGGATGCCGTGCATAACGCAGCAGCACTGGCGTTTCTGGTGGATGCCTTCCGCTGCGGCGATTGGGAAACCGTAGGGCGCTGGATGATGGCCGATCGCCTGGTGGAACCGGTTCGAGCTACGCTCGTCCCCTGCTATGAAGCTGTACGGCATGCTGCTCTAGAGGCCGGTGCCTTTGGATGCGCTCTGACTGGCTCTGGACCCTCCATGTTTGCCCTGGCCGCAAACGAGCAGCAGGCGCAGCGGATTCTGTCGGCCATGCTAGAAGCCAGCAACCAAAGCGGGATTGCAGCCCAGGGATTTGTGACAGCTGTGGATGAAGAAGGCGTACGTCAGCTCTGA
- a CDS encoding glutamate synthase subunit beta produces the protein MGSLRGFIEIPREDPEKRPVEERIRDFREVYRLLPEERLRRQAARCMDCGIPFCHAGCPLGNVIPDFNDLVYRNRWRDAYERLRATNNFPEFTGRICPAPCESACVLGLIEPPVTIEQIEWAIIEHAFREGWVKPEPPAQRTGKRIAVIGSGPAGLACADQLNRAGHWVTVFERDDRLGGLLRYGVPDFKMEKWVIDRRIAILEAEGISFRTGVHVGRDYPVDQLRRDFDAVVICTGATQPRDVRVPGRELKGIHFAWEYLWQATKRVARDDLEAAGIPIIDAKEKHVVVIGGGDTASDCIGVANRQGARTIVNFHIWPAPPSERTPEMPWPFYPHLLHVSTSHEEGCERVWSVETIAFEGSNGHVERVITVDVEAVPAGPNARRTRRRIPGTERVWPADLVLIAIGYEGPERSPLLEALGVELDSRGNVKADAHFQTNVPGVFVAGDAHRGASLVVWAISEGREAARAVDLYLMGHTSLPTKGEGDLPLLR, from the coding sequence ATGGGATCACTACGTGGCTTTATTGAAATTCCCCGCGAAGACCCGGAAAAGCGCCCGGTAGAGGAACGCATCCGCGATTTTCGCGAAGTCTATCGCCTGCTCCCCGAAGAACGACTGCGACGACAGGCTGCCCGTTGCATGGACTGCGGCATCCCGTTTTGCCATGCAGGCTGCCCCCTGGGAAATGTTATCCCGGATTTTAACGATTTGGTTTATCGCAATCGCTGGCGTGATGCCTACGAACGATTGCGGGCTACAAATAACTTTCCCGAGTTTACTGGGCGCATCTGTCCAGCACCGTGTGAATCGGCCTGTGTGCTGGGGCTTATCGAACCGCCCGTAACGATTGAGCAAATCGAATGGGCCATTATTGAACATGCCTTTCGGGAAGGCTGGGTTAAGCCTGAACCTCCTGCCCAGCGTACTGGCAAGCGCATAGCTGTGATAGGCTCGGGCCCAGCTGGATTGGCTTGTGCTGACCAGCTAAATCGCGCTGGCCACTGGGTGACCGTGTTTGAACGAGACGATCGCCTTGGCGGTCTGCTTCGCTACGGTGTACCTGATTTTAAAATGGAAAAGTGGGTGATCGACCGCCGCATAGCTATTTTGGAGGCCGAGGGCATCTCGTTTCGTACAGGTGTACACGTGGGCCGTGACTATCCAGTGGATCAGCTCCGCCGCGATTTTGATGCTGTCGTGATTTGCACGGGCGCCACGCAGCCACGCGACGTGCGCGTTCCAGGACGCGAGCTTAAGGGAATTCACTTTGCTTGGGAGTACCTGTGGCAGGCGACAAAACGCGTAGCCCGAGACGACCTAGAGGCTGCAGGCATCCCGATCATTGATGCAAAAGAAAAGCATGTGGTTGTCATTGGTGGGGGTGATACGGCCAGCGATTGTATTGGCGTAGCCAACCGCCAGGGCGCGCGTACAATCGTCAACTTTCATATTTGGCCGGCGCCGCCAAGCGAGCGCACCCCCGAGATGCCTTGGCCTTTCTATCCGCATTTGCTGCATGTAAGCACTTCGCACGAAGAGGGTTGCGAGCGCGTTTGGAGTGTGGAAACGATCGCTTTTGAAGGAAGCAACGGTCACGTCGAACGTGTGATTACGGTCGATGTTGAAGCAGTGCCCGCAGGGCCAAACGCGCGGCGCACGCGACGCAGGATTCCAGGCACTGAGCGCGTCTGGCCTGCGGATCTGGTTTTGATCGCTATTGGTTATGAAGGCCCAGAGCGAAGTCCGCTCCTAGAGGCATTAGGTGTTGAGCTCGACAGCCGCGGCAACGTCAAGGCTGATGCCCATTTCCAAACCAATGTACCAGGAGTGTTTGTGGCTGGCGATGCCCATCGCGGCGCCTCACTGGTGGTGTGGGCCATCTCAGAAGGTCGAGAGGCTGCTCGAGCAGTGGACCTTTATCTGATGGGGCACACCAGCTTGCCCACGAAGGGCGAAGGCGACTTACCCTTGCTCCGGTAA